Proteins from one Ketobacter alkanivorans genomic window:
- a CDS encoding AraC family transcriptional regulator encodes MSKRAILGFIYTLQALEANGGDLSRIEQQYGINVNNLSPDGQIQRALELRIYCDVLPSVEDPLVGLRIGQTMSLAGYGPLIMLLMTCDNAWEAFRTGVRYQALTYLFGELQFEPGEKESKLRLKPAALPKQCHRFLMDRDASGTYQLIRDLQTNIGVDFQPNYIRLPYPKPAEAKHYEERFQCPVEFGGEVAEVGISTDYLATPFPAANKMAFSLYQKQCDSQVLTLQSTANSITQDVRDYLHLFVDNFPSIQEVAAIFGMAERSFRRKLSEEGSAYRSLLDQVRFDKAKHLLNHSNLSIEAIASQLGYTEAAAFIHAFQRWCNQTPAKYRSGSQL; translated from the coding sequence ATGAGTAAACGTGCCATTCTCGGATTCATTTATACCCTGCAAGCCCTTGAAGCCAACGGAGGGGATCTGTCCCGAATCGAGCAGCAATATGGCATTAACGTGAACAATCTGTCCCCCGATGGCCAGATCCAGCGCGCCCTGGAGCTGCGGATTTACTGTGATGTTTTGCCTTCTGTGGAAGATCCTTTGGTGGGTCTGAGGATTGGCCAAACCATGAGCCTGGCAGGCTATGGCCCCTTAATCATGCTCTTGATGACCTGTGACAACGCCTGGGAGGCTTTTCGCACCGGTGTTCGCTATCAGGCGCTCACCTACCTGTTTGGGGAGCTGCAGTTCGAGCCCGGCGAAAAGGAATCCAAACTGCGCCTGAAGCCCGCCGCCTTACCCAAGCAATGCCATCGTTTTCTGATGGATCGGGATGCCTCCGGCACCTACCAGCTGATTCGGGATCTGCAAACCAACATTGGCGTTGATTTCCAGCCCAACTACATCCGCCTGCCCTACCCCAAGCCCGCCGAGGCAAAACACTACGAAGAGCGCTTCCAGTGTCCGGTTGAGTTTGGCGGAGAGGTAGCCGAAGTGGGCATTTCGACCGATTATCTGGCCACGCCATTCCCCGCGGCCAACAAGATGGCCTTCAGCCTGTATCAGAAGCAGTGCGATAGCCAGGTCTTAACGTTACAAAGCACCGCCAATTCCATCACCCAGGATGTCAGGGACTACCTGCATCTGTTTGTGGACAACTTTCCCTCTATCCAGGAGGTTGCAGCCATTTTTGGCATGGCAGAGCGCAGCTTTCGACGCAAACTCAGTGAGGAGGGCAGCGCCTACCGCAGCCTGCTGGATCAGGTGCGCTTTGACAAAGCCAAGCACCTGCTCAACCACTCCAACCTCTCCATCGAGGCCATCGCCAGCCAGTTGGGGTACACCGAAGCCGCCGCTTTCATTCACGCCTTCCAACGCTGGTGCAATCAGACCCCCGCCAAGTATCGCTCTGGCTCTCAGTTGTAG
- a CDS encoding PDC sensor domain-containing protein, producing the protein MLRYLLIALIFVSPLSFAELSQDELQQVLEPRIEGLKFLTKNGMLLDAIRTQNREGRSLDEIKKIDEEWKAGKSPLIKELQENKAGSFLKNIIIQQADVYNEAFLTDIQGANVAAYPPTSDYWQGDEEKFTAAFNGGEGKIFIGKVEMDESTKTNAVQISVPMEYNDETIGVLVIGVKVSVLEAEKLKGQ; encoded by the coding sequence ATGCTTCGGTATCTACTTATTGCACTCATATTTGTATCACCCCTATCTTTTGCCGAACTGTCTCAGGATGAGTTACAGCAAGTACTCGAGCCCCGAATCGAGGGCCTTAAATTTCTCACCAAGAACGGCATGCTACTGGACGCCATTCGCACCCAAAACCGCGAAGGCCGCTCTCTGGATGAGATCAAAAAGATCGACGAGGAGTGGAAGGCTGGCAAATCACCGCTGATCAAGGAGTTGCAGGAGAACAAAGCCGGCAGCTTCCTCAAGAACATCATCATCCAGCAGGCTGATGTCTACAACGAAGCGTTTCTTACGGACATCCAGGGTGCCAACGTAGCGGCTTATCCCCCCACCAGTGACTACTGGCAGGGGGATGAAGAGAAGTTCACCGCCGCATTCAACGGTGGTGAGGGCAAAATTTTCATCGGTAAGGTGGAAATGGATGAGAGCACCAAGACCAACGCTGTGCAGATTTCTGTACCCATGGAGTACAACGATGAAACCATCGGCGTGCTGGTGATCGGCGTTAAGGTATCGGTGCTGGAAGCTGAGAAATTAAAAGGCCAATAA
- a CDS encoding AMP-binding protein, translating to MYSFPQFQNLVDMAVQQAHNRNDAPLASFIKDDGQQDDAATYFTLDQHARAIGSSLVDQGLSGRNLLLLFAPGIDYIRAFFGCLYAGCVPVPAYPPMGARDLSRLQKVALDCNAGAILTNQALAPVIESWITTLGYGDSMPCVAIDGLLDKPIDAGFVPYQAQPDEIAFLQYTSGSTGNPKGVEVTHGNLLANFEQILHGFFRGNERLDAMQDLRVVIWLPPFHDMGLIGGVLTPIFAGAHVSLMSPLTFLKRPLLWLKTLSEQKAHVSGGPNFGYQYCVRKVTEEQAETLDLSNWFVAFNGAEPIQTSALDNFADRFKVSGFDPKAFLPCYGLAEASLFVAGSPSGRGAKVLKAQLDELEKGRYVEAPADLRTKTSHLVSSGVIAEGADVKIVNPRTCMACADGEVGEIWINSPSVARGYWGKPQFSHSVFKSTIAGDNSETGYLRSGDLGFKLDDELYVTGRIKEVIIVAGRNHYPQDIERTLQEVNPTFRVGGGAAFAVTVDGKEELVVLQEVGRAAGEQADFRMLAAEGAKAISSRHGITPTALVLLSGSAIPKTSSGKIQRADAKRMYLEGNLVPVHVWQPGSGMATKPERAPQANSEVLDWHSELYADLQVWVADKLDVEPHHIDLDVTFSELGVDSVEAVELVDRLQDRIGRVIPAIELLRYPTVKALITHFAEELEQKALREEACIEDTVA from the coding sequence ATGTACAGTTTTCCTCAGTTCCAGAACCTCGTGGACATGGCAGTACAGCAGGCCCACAACCGCAACGATGCCCCCCTCGCCTCTTTTATCAAAGATGATGGCCAGCAAGATGATGCTGCGACCTACTTTACGCTGGATCAGCACGCTCGAGCCATTGGCAGCAGCTTGGTGGATCAGGGCCTGAGTGGACGCAATCTACTGCTGTTGTTTGCCCCTGGAATTGATTATATCCGTGCGTTTTTCGGTTGTTTGTATGCCGGTTGTGTCCCGGTGCCGGCTTATCCGCCCATGGGTGCCCGTGATTTATCCCGTTTGCAGAAGGTGGCGCTGGACTGTAATGCCGGTGCGATTCTAACCAATCAGGCGTTGGCACCGGTGATTGAATCCTGGATTACCACTCTGGGTTACGGGGATTCCATGCCCTGTGTGGCCATCGATGGATTGCTCGATAAGCCGATTGATGCTGGTTTTGTGCCTTATCAGGCGCAGCCGGATGAGATTGCGTTCCTGCAATACACATCAGGTTCTACCGGTAACCCGAAAGGGGTGGAGGTGACCCACGGCAACCTGCTGGCCAATTTTGAACAGATTCTGCATGGCTTTTTCCGCGGCAATGAGCGCTTGGATGCAATGCAGGATCTGCGTGTGGTGATCTGGCTGCCGCCGTTCCACGATATGGGGCTGATCGGTGGCGTGCTGACGCCGATCTTTGCCGGTGCCCATGTGTCTTTGATGTCGCCCCTTACATTTTTGAAGCGCCCGTTGCTGTGGTTGAAAACCCTGTCTGAGCAGAAGGCTCATGTCAGTGGTGGCCCTAATTTTGGTTATCAATATTGTGTGCGCAAAGTAACCGAAGAGCAGGCAGAAACCCTGGATCTGTCGAATTGGTTTGTGGCTTTCAACGGTGCCGAGCCGATCCAGACCAGTGCGTTGGATAATTTTGCCGATCGTTTCAAGGTGAGCGGTTTTGATCCCAAGGCGTTTTTGCCTTGTTACGGTTTGGCCGAGGCCAGTCTGTTTGTGGCGGGCTCGCCTTCTGGCCGTGGTGCCAAAGTATTGAAAGCGCAACTGGATGAGCTGGAAAAAGGCCGCTATGTGGAAGCGCCTGCTGATCTGCGAACCAAAACGTCTCACTTGGTCAGCTCTGGTGTGATCGCTGAAGGGGCGGATGTGAAGATCGTCAACCCTCGCACCTGTATGGCTTGTGCCGATGGTGAGGTGGGCGAGATCTGGATCAACAGTCCATCGGTAGCGCGTGGCTATTGGGGCAAGCCCCAGTTTTCGCACAGTGTTTTTAAGTCGACTATTGCCGGAGATAACAGCGAAACAGGTTATCTGCGCAGCGGCGATCTGGGTTTTAAACTGGATGACGAGCTGTACGTGACTGGCCGTATCAAAGAAGTGATCATTGTGGCCGGGCGCAATCATTATCCCCAGGATATTGAGCGTACGTTGCAGGAGGTGAATCCAACGTTCCGTGTGGGTGGTGGCGCTGCATTTGCGGTGACAGTGGACGGTAAGGAAGAACTGGTGGTGCTGCAGGAGGTCGGTCGGGCGGCCGGGGAGCAGGCGGATTTCCGTATGCTGGCGGCAGAAGGCGCTAAAGCCATATCCAGTCGGCACGGTATTACGCCCACGGCGTTGGTGCTGCTGTCTGGCAGTGCGATTCCCAAAACCTCCAGCGGTAAAATTCAGCGTGCCGACGCCAAGCGTATGTATTTGGAAGGCAACCTGGTGCCGGTGCATGTGTGGCAACCGGGGTCTGGCATGGCAACTAAGCCCGAGCGCGCGCCCCAGGCTAATTCCGAGGTGCTGGATTGGCACAGCGAACTGTATGCGGATCTGCAGGTGTGGGTGGCGGATAAGCTGGATGTAGAGCCCCATCACATTGATCTGGATGTGACGTTCTCTGAGCTGGGGGTGGATTCGGTTGAGGCGGTGGAGCTGGTGGATCGATTACAGGATCGGATCGGGCGGGTGATTCCGGCGATTGAATTATTACGCTATCCCACCGTAAAAGCGTTGATCACTCACTTCGCCGAAGAGCTGGAGCAGAAAGCCCTTCGGGAAGAGGCCTGTATCGAGGATACAGTGGCTTGA
- a CDS encoding PQQ-dependent sugar dehydrogenase has product MNAVKPLLLLIFVQLALIACGGGGAGDSGSGSSTDDTNLASGLQQRPRTATLNVPVTATSGEITMVEAFENLPNFSQPVFITHAGDGSDRLFVVEQAGRIRVFANDPNATSYSTFLDIRDRVADGGELGLLGLAFDPNYASNGYFYVYYTGSGPESRLSRFNVSSGNPNQADPGSETILLTVDQPAGNHNGGTIAFGPDGYLYWGLGDGGGSGDPDRQGQNTQNLLSTVMRINPTGSGYSIPADNPFVDNSDGIPEEIWAYGFRNPYRFSFDRNTGDLWLADVGQNAIEEIDIVIKGGNYGWSWYEGSSTFRSGAPSGTYQFPVHEYDHSQGESITGGYVYRGSAVPSLVGKYLYGDFISTRVWALTVDDQLNKVDNSELGNAPQNPAGFGEDEAGELYIAGYGGRLYRFAEGDGGDPLAGFPQALSDTGLFSDTSSLTPASGLIEYDVNSPLWSDYSTKRRWIAVPNGQAITFSGSQPWRFPIGTVLVKHFEIEMVAGDTDSSRRLETRVLVNQTGGWFGVTYRWNEPQTDAELLTDRLTETLTVADADFNGGTRVQDYLYPSPNDCLSCHVNASGNVLGVKTAQLNGRFDYTSGNDTISANQLTTWNHIGLFTRSIGSPGQYQALRALDNQATSLDQRSRSYLDSNCSFCHQAGGTAPVNIDLRYSRTLAQTNTLDVVPEAGDLGISGARIIASGDAERSVLWARMNTTDDQYRMPPIASHLPHPEALNVIQQWIESL; this is encoded by the coding sequence ATGAATGCTGTTAAACCATTACTATTATTAATTTTCGTGCAGCTAGCACTGATAGCGTGCGGCGGCGGAGGTGCTGGCGACTCAGGGTCAGGCTCATCCACAGATGACACCAACCTTGCATCCGGACTACAACAACGGCCTCGCACCGCCACATTGAACGTGCCCGTAACCGCCACCTCTGGCGAGATCACCATGGTGGAAGCCTTCGAGAACCTGCCCAACTTCTCCCAACCGGTGTTCATCACTCACGCAGGAGATGGCAGCGACCGCCTGTTCGTGGTGGAACAAGCAGGCCGCATCCGCGTGTTTGCCAACGACCCAAATGCCACCAGCTACAGCACCTTTCTGGACATCCGCGATCGCGTTGCCGACGGCGGTGAGCTGGGCCTGCTGGGGCTGGCCTTTGACCCCAACTACGCCTCCAACGGCTACTTTTACGTGTATTACACAGGCAGTGGCCCGGAATCCAGACTGTCCCGCTTCAACGTCTCCTCCGGCAACCCCAATCAGGCCGACCCCGGCTCAGAAACCATCCTGCTCACCGTAGACCAGCCCGCTGGCAACCATAATGGCGGCACCATCGCCTTCGGCCCCGATGGCTACCTCTATTGGGGCCTGGGTGACGGCGGCGGCAGTGGCGACCCGGACCGACAAGGCCAAAACACCCAAAACCTGCTCAGCACCGTGATGCGCATTAACCCCACCGGCAGCGGCTACAGCATCCCCGCCGACAACCCATTTGTCGATAACAGCGACGGCATACCTGAGGAAATCTGGGCCTACGGCTTCCGCAACCCCTACCGATTCTCGTTTGATCGCAACACCGGCGATCTGTGGCTGGCCGACGTGGGTCAAAACGCCATCGAAGAAATCGACATCGTCATCAAAGGTGGCAACTACGGCTGGAGCTGGTACGAAGGCAGCAGCACCTTTCGCAGCGGTGCCCCCAGCGGCACCTATCAATTCCCAGTGCATGAATACGATCACTCCCAGGGCGAATCCATCACCGGCGGTTACGTATACCGGGGCAGTGCCGTGCCCAGCCTGGTGGGCAAATACCTGTACGGTGATTTCATCAGCACCCGAGTGTGGGCGCTCACCGTGGATGATCAACTCAACAAAGTGGATAACAGCGAACTGGGCAACGCCCCCCAAAACCCCGCCGGGTTTGGTGAAGATGAAGCAGGCGAGTTGTACATCGCAGGCTATGGTGGCCGCCTGTACCGCTTTGCAGAAGGCGATGGCGGCGATCCTCTGGCAGGCTTTCCACAGGCCCTGTCAGACACCGGCCTGTTCAGCGACACCAGCAGCCTGACACCGGCCTCCGGCCTCATCGAATACGACGTCAATTCACCCCTGTGGTCTGACTACAGCACCAAACGACGCTGGATCGCCGTGCCCAATGGCCAAGCCATCACCTTCTCCGGCAGCCAGCCCTGGCGCTTTCCCATAGGCACCGTGCTGGTAAAACACTTCGAAATAGAAATGGTCGCAGGCGATACCGACTCCAGCCGCCGCCTGGAAACCCGCGTACTGGTTAATCAAACCGGAGGCTGGTTTGGCGTCACCTATCGCTGGAACGAACCACAAACCGACGCCGAACTGCTGACCGATCGGCTCACCGAAACCCTCACCGTTGCCGATGCCGATTTCAACGGCGGCACACGCGTTCAGGACTACCTGTACCCCAGCCCCAACGACTGCCTCAGCTGCCACGTGAACGCCTCCGGTAATGTACTGGGCGTTAAAACTGCGCAATTGAATGGTCGCTTTGATTACACCAGTGGCAACGACACCATCAGCGCCAACCAACTCACCACCTGGAACCACATTGGCCTGTTCACCCGCAGCATCGGCAGCCCCGGCCAGTATCAGGCGCTGCGAGCACTCGACAATCAGGCCACCAGCCTGGACCAGCGCAGCCGCTCCTACCTCGATTCCAACTGCTCTTTCTGCCATCAAGCAGGCGGTACCGCACCGGTGAACATCGACCTGCGCTACTCCAGAACCCTGGCCCAAACCAACACACTGGATGTTGTCCCAGAAGCCGGAGACCTCGGCATCAGCGGCGCCCGCATCATTGCCAGCGGTGATGCCGAGCGCAGCGTACTTTGGGCGCGCATGAACACCACCGATGACCAATATCGAATGCCTCCCATTGCCAGCCATCTGCCACACCCAGAGGCCCTGAACGTTATACAGCAGTGGATTGAGTCCCTTTAA
- a CDS encoding helix-turn-helix domain-containing protein has protein sequence MTTSTAHQKTSTGFGPLLRTWRERRKRSQLDLSLDAGVSQRHLSFLESGRAKPSRDMILQLTEVLDVPLRDRNLLLQTAGFASAYEARPLDSDDMAAVRQALELTLQHHEPYPAVVMDKRWNLLLQNSAADRFIGLLGDTKSLWQQVDPSGKRNAMRLTFSPHGMQPLISNWPDAASMLLSRLQREVTADPGNQDLAELLQELGNLPTIPERWQTQAIHSAPEPILPLELSFNGTTLRIFSMISTFGTALDITADELRVETFFPADDFSAQFFQMLAANT, from the coding sequence ATGACCACATCAACTGCACACCAAAAAACCAGCACCGGCTTCGGCCCCCTGCTGCGCACCTGGCGCGAGCGCCGTAAACGCTCACAACTGGATCTATCACTGGATGCCGGGGTGTCCCAACGCCACCTCAGCTTTCTGGAATCAGGCCGCGCCAAACCCAGCCGCGACATGATCCTGCAACTGACCGAAGTGCTGGACGTCCCACTGCGGGATCGCAACCTGCTGCTGCAAACCGCAGGCTTTGCCTCCGCCTACGAAGCTCGCCCACTGGACAGCGACGACATGGCCGCCGTACGACAAGCGCTGGAGCTCACCTTGCAGCACCACGAACCCTATCCCGCCGTGGTAATGGATAAACGCTGGAACCTGCTGCTGCAAAACAGCGCCGCCGATCGCTTTATCGGCTTGCTCGGTGACACCAAAAGTCTTTGGCAACAGGTCGACCCCAGCGGCAAACGCAACGCCATGCGACTCACCTTTTCACCCCACGGCATGCAACCCCTGATCAGCAACTGGCCCGACGCCGCCAGCATGCTGCTGTCACGCCTGCAACGGGAAGTCACCGCCGACCCAGGCAACCAAGATCTGGCCGAACTGCTGCAAGAACTCGGCAACCTACCCACCATTCCAGAACGCTGGCAAACCCAAGCCATACACTCCGCACCTGAACCCATCCTGCCACTGGAACTCAGCTTCAACGGCACCACCCTGCGCATCTTCAGCATGATCTCCACGTTCGGCACCGCACTGGACATCACCGCCGACGAACTGCGGGTAGAAACCTTTTTCCCCGCCGATGACTTTTCTGCGCAATTTTTTCAGATGCTTGCGGCTAATACATAA
- a CDS encoding MOSC domain-containing protein, which translates to MDTQQKQPSPPRQDLLDTTQTSLAELESNLEHIKSAPKNQGSVELIVCRPSTGKRRELEQGQLCPERGLVGDNWQARGDYKRPGGQAHPDMQLNLMNARAISAIARDKRHWKLAGDQFFIDMDLSPTNLPAGTRLQIGSALIEVTAEPHLGCKKFLARFGKDAAMFVNSKIGKTLNLRGINARVIEPGVVKPGDIVLKIA; encoded by the coding sequence ATGGACACCCAACAGAAACAACCCAGCCCACCCCGGCAAGACTTACTGGACACAACCCAAACCAGCCTTGCAGAACTGGAAAGCAACCTGGAACACATCAAAAGCGCCCCCAAAAATCAAGGCAGCGTTGAACTCATAGTGTGCCGCCCCAGCACCGGCAAGCGCCGTGAACTGGAGCAAGGCCAACTCTGCCCAGAACGGGGCCTGGTGGGGGACAACTGGCAGGCAAGGGGAGACTACAAACGCCCCGGCGGCCAAGCCCACCCAGACATGCAACTCAACCTGATGAATGCCCGTGCCATCAGCGCAATCGCACGCGACAAACGCCACTGGAAACTGGCTGGCGATCAATTCTTTATAGACATGGATCTAAGCCCAACCAACCTGCCAGCAGGCACTCGCTTACAGATTGGCAGCGCCCTTATCGAAGTCACCGCAGAACCTCACCTGGGCTGCAAAAAATTCCTGGCACGCTTTGGTAAAGATGCCGCCATGTTTGTCAATTCAAAGATCGGTAAAACGCTCAACCTAAGGGGAATCAACGCCCGTGTGATCGAACCCGGCGTAGTAAAACCTGGTGATATAGTTTTGAAAATTGCGTGA
- a CDS encoding class I SAM-dependent methyltransferase: MNPKEIGKAYDTITHLWVREDFNRMNGIAEHKRALAFVENKGKALDVGCGCTGRFVDLLLSEGFTPEGIDISEEMIRLARRRHPELSFHHQDICEWTITEKYEFITAWDSIWHIPLEQQENVLTKLVSSLNVGGVLIFSFGGTNEKSDHTDNFMGPEVYYSTLGTNGFLELLIRLGCICRHLEYGQHPELHTYLIVQKTQNHP; the protein is encoded by the coding sequence ATGAACCCGAAAGAAATTGGTAAAGCGTATGACACAATCACTCACCTGTGGGTGCGCGAAGACTTCAACCGAATGAACGGAATTGCTGAGCATAAGCGGGCATTAGCATTCGTAGAAAACAAAGGCAAAGCTCTTGATGTTGGTTGTGGCTGCACTGGTCGATTCGTGGATCTTCTCCTAAGTGAGGGATTCACGCCAGAGGGCATTGATATATCCGAAGAAATGATACGCTTAGCCAGGCGCCGTCATCCAGAATTGTCCTTTCATCACCAAGACATATGTGAATGGACAATAACAGAAAAATACGAGTTTATTACCGCCTGGGATAGCATTTGGCATATCCCCCTTGAACAGCAAGAAAATGTATTAACAAAATTAGTATCCAGTCTTAATGTAGGTGGCGTACTCATTTTCTCATTCGGCGGTACGAATGAAAAAAGCGACCACACAGATAATTTTATGGGCCCAGAGGTTTACTACTCAACCCTGGGGACCAACGGATTCCTTGAATTATTAATACGCCTGGGCTGTATTTGCAGGCACCTTGAGTACGGACAACACCCTGAACTTCACACCTACCTAATAGTACAAAAAACCCAGAATCACCCCTGA
- a CDS encoding cytochrome P450, with amino-acid sequence MGILSPVIEKGVALFSISTLAEKSAPIVPMPLQIKGIHLFLKAKRLVWKGKPIPVFVEAELPDVSTLKIEDIDVSNPFLFRQHRWQSYFKRLRDECPVHYQQESAFGPFWSITRYKDIMFVDKRHDLFSAEPIIMLGDRPEGLPLETFIAMDPPKHDVQRQAVQGVVAPKNLTEMESLIRSRTQDVLNNLPLDEPFDWVDKVSVELTARMLATLFDFPYEKRRKLAEWSDVISGGPELTGGTSSNDETFAAAQECAKYFSRLWREKAAKKAAGEDMGFDLISLLLANENTENLIDKPVEFLGNLALLIVGGNDTTRNSMTGGVLALHQFPQEFIKLKNDPGLIPNMVSEIIRWQTPLAYMRRVAKQDVELNGQTIKKGDKVVMWYVSGNRDERAIDQPDQFIVDRKNARNHLSFGFGIHRCMGNRLAEMQLRILWEELLTRFDKIEVVSEPKHVQSNFVKGYTHMMVKLTAKVPVNQG; translated from the coding sequence ATGGGTATCCTATCTCCAGTAATTGAAAAAGGTGTTGCACTGTTTTCTATCTCGACGCTTGCCGAAAAAAGTGCACCTATTGTTCCAATGCCGCTACAAATCAAGGGCATCCATCTGTTTTTAAAAGCCAAAAGACTCGTGTGGAAGGGTAAACCTATTCCTGTATTTGTTGAGGCTGAATTGCCGGATGTGTCCACCCTCAAAATTGAAGATATAGATGTCAGCAACCCGTTTCTGTTCAGACAACACCGTTGGCAGTCTTATTTTAAGCGCTTGCGTGATGAATGCCCGGTACACTATCAGCAAGAAAGTGCGTTCGGCCCTTTTTGGTCCATTACCCGCTATAAAGATATTATGTTTGTTGATAAACGCCATGATCTGTTCTCGGCAGAACCCATCATCATGTTGGGTGATCGGCCGGAAGGCCTGCCCCTGGAGACCTTTATCGCGATGGATCCCCCCAAGCACGATGTGCAAAGGCAAGCCGTGCAAGGTGTCGTTGCGCCGAAAAACCTTACGGAGATGGAAAGCCTTATTCGCAGCCGCACCCAGGATGTATTGAATAATCTACCACTTGATGAACCATTTGACTGGGTCGATAAAGTATCCGTTGAATTAACGGCCAGGATGCTGGCTACGTTATTCGATTTCCCTTATGAAAAGCGCCGTAAGTTGGCAGAGTGGTCAGATGTGATCAGTGGTGGGCCTGAGCTTACCGGAGGCACCAGTTCAAATGATGAAACCTTTGCTGCGGCACAAGAATGTGCGAAATATTTCTCACGGCTGTGGCGGGAGAAAGCAGCGAAAAAAGCGGCCGGTGAGGATATGGGGTTTGATTTAATCAGCTTACTGCTGGCCAATGAAAATACTGAGAATTTGATTGATAAACCGGTAGAGTTTCTAGGTAACCTGGCGCTGCTGATTGTAGGTGGTAACGACACCACTCGTAACTCGATGACCGGTGGTGTGCTGGCTTTGCATCAGTTTCCGCAGGAATTTATTAAACTGAAGAATGATCCGGGTTTAATTCCTAATATGGTATCGGAAATCATTCGATGGCAGACGCCTCTGGCATACATGCGCCGTGTTGCCAAGCAGGATGTTGAGCTGAACGGGCAAACCATTAAAAAGGGTGACAAGGTTGTTATGTGGTACGTTTCGGGTAATCGTGATGAGCGGGCCATTGATCAGCCGGATCAATTTATTGTTGATCGTAAAAATGCCAGAAATCATCTTTCCTTTGGGTTTGGTATCCATCGTTGCATGGGCAATCGTTTGGCCGAAATGCAACTGCGGATACTGTGGGAAGAGTTATTAACACGTTTTGATAAAATCGAAGTTGTATCTGAGCCGAAACACGTGCAATCCAATTTTGTTAAGGGTTATACCCATATGATGGTTAAGCTGACCGCCAAGGTGCCGGTGAATCAGGGGTGA
- a CDS encoding 2Fe-2S iron-sulfur cluster-binding protein, which produces MGRVTFIEHNGTQHEVDIEEGKTLMQTATDNGVPGIDADCGGACACGTCHVIVDRNWIAATGAVYAEEKQMLEMTPEKADTSRLACQISMTEAMDGLVVRLPEFQM; this is translated from the coding sequence ATGGGTCGTGTCACGTTTATAGAGCATAACGGTACGCAGCATGAGGTAGATATTGAGGAGGGAAAAACGCTGATGCAAACCGCCACCGATAACGGAGTGCCTGGCATTGACGCGGACTGCGGTGGAGCCTGCGCCTGTGGCACCTGTCATGTGATTGTTGATCGTAACTGGATTGCAGCCACTGGCGCTGTGTATGCAGAAGAAAAGCAAATGCTGGAGATGACACCTGAAAAAGCAGACACATCGCGCTTGGCATGTCAGATATCGATGACCGAAGCTATGGATGGACTGGTTGTACGTTTGCCTGAGTTTCAAATGTAG